One part of the Streptococcus sp. oral taxon 431 genome encodes these proteins:
- the radA gene encoding DNA repair protein RadA, translating into MIAKKKATFVCQNCGYNSPKYLGRCPNCGSWSSFVEEVEVAEVKNARVSLTGEKTKPMKLAEVTSINVNRTKTEMEEFNRVLGGGVVPGSLVLIGGDPGIGKSTLLLQVSTQLSQVGTVLYVSGEESAQQIKLRAERLGDIDSEFYLYAETNMQSVRAEIERIQPDFLIIDSIQTIMSPEISGVQGSVSQVREVTAELMQLAKTNNIAIFIVGHVTKEGTLAGPRMLEHMVDTVLYFEGERHHTFRILRAVKNRFGSTNEIGIFEMQSGGLVEVLNPSQVFLEERLDGATGSSIVVTMEGTRPILAEVQALVTPTMFGNAKRTTTGLDFNRASLIMAVLEKRAGLLLQNQDAYLKSAGGVKLDEPAIDLAVAVAIASSYKDKPTNPQECFVGELGLTGEIRRVNRIEQRINEAAKLGFTKIYVPKNSLPGIKPPKEIQVIGVTTIGEVLKKVFS; encoded by the coding sequence ATCATCGCAAAGAAAAAAGCGACATTTGTATGTCAAAATTGTGGATATAATTCACCCAAGTATCTAGGGCGCTGTCCAAACTGTGGGTCTTGGTCTTCTTTTGTAGAAGAGGTTGAGGTTGCCGAGGTCAAAAATGCGCGTGTGTCCTTGACAGGGGAGAAAACCAAGCCCATGAAACTGGCTGAAGTGACCTCCATCAATGTCAATCGAACAAAGACCGAGATGGAGGAGTTCAATCGTGTGCTTGGAGGCGGAGTGGTACCAGGAAGTCTTGTCCTTATCGGTGGGGATCCTGGGATTGGGAAATCTACGCTTCTCTTACAAGTCTCAACCCAGCTGTCTCAAGTAGGGACAGTTCTCTATGTCAGTGGGGAGGAGTCTGCTCAGCAAATCAAACTCCGTGCAGAGCGTTTAGGTGATATTGATAGCGAGTTTTATCTCTATGCAGAGACCAATATGCAGAGCGTGCGGGCAGAAATAGAGAGAATTCAGCCAGATTTTCTCATCATCGACTCTATCCAGACCATCATGTCTCCTGAGATTTCTGGAGTTCAAGGTTCTGTGTCTCAGGTGCGTGAGGTGACTGCAGAACTCATGCAGCTGGCCAAAACCAATAACATTGCTATCTTTATCGTAGGGCATGTGACCAAGGAAGGAACCTTGGCGGGTCCTCGTATGTTGGAGCATATGGTGGATACGGTGCTTTACTTTGAAGGGGAGCGCCACCATACCTTCCGTATCTTGAGAGCAGTCAAGAACCGTTTTGGCTCGACAAATGAAATTGGGATTTTTGAGATGCAATCAGGTGGCTTGGTTGAGGTGCTCAATCCGAGTCAAGTTTTTCTAGAAGAGCGTTTGGATGGGGCCACTGGTTCATCAATCGTGGTAACTATGGAAGGGACACGTCCGATTTTGGCGGAGGTTCAAGCCTTGGTGACACCGACTATGTTTGGAAATGCCAAGCGGACTACAACAGGCCTTGATTTCAATCGTGCTAGCTTGATTATGGCTGTTTTGGAGAAACGGGCAGGCTTGCTCCTTCAAAATCAGGATGCTTATCTTAAATCAGCTGGAGGTGTCAAATTAGATGAGCCTGCTATTGATTTGGCAGTTGCGGTTGCTATAGCTTCGAGCTATAAGGACAAGCCAACCAATCCTCAGGAATGTTTTGTAGGAGAATTAGGTTTGACTGGAGAAATTCGGCGCGTGAATCGTATCGAGCAGCGTATCAATGAAGCAGCGAAACTTGGATTTACAAAAATCTATGTACCGAAAAATTCCTTGCCTGGAATCAAACCGCCTAAGGAAATTCAGGTGATCGGAGTGACGACTATCGGAGAAGTCTTGAAAAAAGTATTTTCCTAA